Proteins encoded within one genomic window of Marasmius oreades isolate 03SP1 chromosome 6, whole genome shotgun sequence:
- a CDS encoding uncharacterized protein (BUSCO:EOG092616QN) yields MSRFFRQAGDSDSDTDSSEDELMSSGDEAPPPKTSTAKPAMSRFLRTAGSDSSDTSSSEEEESDDDSDAPKVTKKSPFLKSDSEDEESDGDDESRAGVRIMSAQEKRLAEMEATGKAMDNALKINDWVAISNEFDKLARMIQRQQNMSEPVPPFYLKTIMTLETSVTNTLAKEKEAKKKMNATNAKALTAMKQKVRKTAKEYEQDITKYQADPDGFEREYAAATAKEITAAPGAKASTTVSADTGDDGFQAVGKHGKTMLLTTEGIFKSLQVVQEARGKKNTDRAEQIRILEQLLKVAVTSYQRIRVLLALVSSRFDYNSSTANYMPIDLWLSAQREVDQLVAIVASDSSYSIQEITEDYDELVERSPGTEKDGIVRVRGSIISFIDRLDDEFTRSLQNIDPHGTEYVERLKDEKVLYCTICRAQAFYEANKQDEPLGRVVMRRLEHIYSKPDPVVLALENAADASDIKPALTLASNGSTSELIHGLCVYLYKSGHSLFRTRAMLSHIYHYAFHNDFHTARDMLLMSHLQESIHSADVATQILYNRTVVQLGLCAFRLGLIKESQAMLQDIFTTQRVKELLAQGVHQQRFQALTPEQEKAEKQRQLPFHMHINTELLEAAFLVSSMLVEIPLLASIDSEELKRKAISKPFRRLLDFADRQIFTGPPESTRDHIMQASKALQDGEWEKCRDLVQSIKIWSLMPEAASVKEMLARRIQEQGLRTYLFTYASHYITLSLSLLSRTFDLPLRTVTSIVSKMVWNEELSASLDQSGGVIVFRRIEVSRQQQIALMIAEKINTIADQNEKNMEHKMGGAANWGDRNDGKQGEKRGEQMQERRGKREGTRGARGGARGRGGRFAYGLGNQMARRT; encoded by the exons ATGTCAAGATTTTTCAGGCAAGCAGGCGACTCTGACTCTGATACTGACTCGTCCGAGGATGAACTCATGTCAAGCGGAGACGAGGCCCCACCCCCAAAGACAAGCACCGCAAAACCAGCCATGTCCCGATTTCTGCGAACCGCTGGCTCAGATTCCAGCGATACATCATCttctgaagaggaggaaagtGATGATGATAGCGATGCACCAAAAGTAACCAAAAAGTCACCTTTTTTGAAAAGCGACTCGGAAGACGAAGAGAGCGATGGCGATGACGAGAGTCGTGCAGGCGTGCGGATTATGAGTGCACAGGAAAAGAGGTTGGCAGAGATGGAGGCAACTGGAAAGGCCATGGACAATGCTCTCAAAATCAACGACTGGGTCGCAATATCGAATG AATTCGATAAACTCGCTAGAATGATCCAACGTCAACAGAACATGTCCGAGCCCGTACCTCCATTTTACCTAAAGACCATCATGACATTGGAGACCTCTGTTACAAACACCCTtgcgaaggagaaggaggcaaagaagaaaatgaaCGCGACCAATGCTAAGGCTCTAACCGCCATGAAGCAGAAGGTGCGCAAGACAGCCAAAGAATATGAACAAGATATTACGAAATATCAAGCT GATCCTGATGGATTTGAGCGGGAATATGCTGCTGCAACTGCGAAGGAAATTACTGCAGCACCAGGAGCAAAAGCATCTACAACTGTGTCCGCTGACACTGGGGATGATGGTTTTCAGGCTGTTGGAAAACATGGTAAGACGATGCTGTTGACTACGGAAGGTATCTTCAAAAGTCTGCAAGTTGTGCAAGAAGCTCGAGGGAAAAAG AACACCGACCGAGCCGAGCAAATCCGGATCCTAGAACAACTTCTCAAGGTTGCCGTCACCTCCTACCAGCGTATAAGGGTCCTCCTGGCGCTCGTTTCTTCGCGATTTGACTATAATTCCTCTACCGCCAACTACATGCCCATAGATCTATGGTTATCTGCTCAACGAGAAGTCGATCAACTTGTTGCAATTGTCGCTTCAGATTCCTCATATTCCATACAAGAAATCACTGAGGATTATGATGAACTTGTAGAACGCTCCCCCGGCACGGAAAAGGACGGTATTGTTCGTGTTAGGGGGAGTATAATAAGCTTTATCGACCGACTAGACGACGAGTTCACTCGCAGCCTTCAAAATATTGATCCTCACGGTACGGAATATGTGGAGAGACTGAAGGACGAAAAGGTTCTCTATTGTACAATTTGCCGAGCCCAAGCATTCTACGAGGCGAATAAACAAGATGAACCCCTCGGTCGAGTAGTAATGCGGCGACTTGAGCATATCTATTCCAAA CCTGATCCTGTAGTTTTGGCATTGGAAAACGCGGCGGACGCCTCTGATATCAAGCCAGCACTTACACTCGCTTCCAACGGCTCGACATCGGAACTCATTCACGGTCTCTGCGTTTACTTGTACAAGTCAGGGCACTCCCTTTTCCGTACTCGCGCCATGCTCAGCCATATCTATCACTACGCTTTCCATAACGACTTCCACACCGCCCGCGACATGCTTTTGATGTCTCACCTCCAAGAGTCCATCCATTCCGCAGACGTTGCCACCCAGATTCTGTACAACCGAACTGTTGTACAACTCGGCCTTTGCGCGTTTCGACTGGGTTTAATTAAAGAATCCCAGGCTATGCTCCAGGATATCTTCACCACTCAGCGTGTGAAAGAACTGTTGGCTCAAGGTGTTCATCAACAAAGGTTCCAGGCGCTAACACCTGAACAGGAAAAGGCGGAGAAACAGCGTCAACTTCCGTTCCACATGCACATCAACACGGAGTTGTTAGAGGCCGCATTTTTGGTGTCTAGCATGCTCGTGGAGATCCCTTTACTCGCCAGCATCGATTCGGAGGAGCTGAAGAGAAAGGCGATATCGAAACCTTTCCGACGATTACTGGACTTTGCTGATCGACAGATATTCACTGGCCCGCCGGAGAGCACGAGAGATCATATTATGCAAGCTAGCAAAGCGTTACAGGACGGTGAATGGGAAAAATGTCGCGATCTCGTCCAGAGCATCAAGATATGGAGTCTGATGCCCGAAGCTGCCAGCGTGAAAGAGATGTTAGCCAG GCGGATACAAGAGCAAGGCCTGCGTACCTATTTATTCACCTACGCATCTCATTACATCAccctttctctttcattaCTTTCGCGAACGTTCGACCTCCCTCTCCGCACAGTAACATCCATTGTCTCCAAAATGGTTTGGAACGAGGAACTTTCCGCTTCGCTGGATCAATCGGGTGGTGTAATCGTGTTCCGTCGCATCGAAGTCTCGCGGCAACAACAGATTGCGCTCATGATTGCCGAAAAGATCAACACTATAGCTGACCAAAACGAGAAGAACATGGAACATAAAATGGGTGGTGCTGCCAATTGGGGTGACCGTAACGATGGTAAGCAAGGAGAGAAGAGAGGGGAGCAGATGCAGGAGAGAAGAGGAAAGCGAGAAGGTACTAGAGGAGCTCGAG GTGGTGCTCGTGGACGTGGTGGACGATTTGCCTATGGACTTGGGAACCAAATGGCGCGGAGAACGTAA
- the MET14 gene encoding Adenylyl-sulfate kinase — protein sequence MFNITFHPGSVGPSERAELLKQKGATIWLTGLSASGKSTIACALEQHLLHLKKHAYRLDGDNIRFGLCKDLGFDEKSRNENIRRIGEVSKLFADSTCIAITAFISPYQKDRDAAREMHIKASLPFIEVFVDAPLEVVEKRDPKGLYKKARAGEIKDFTGISAPYEAPANPEIHINTAETEVAESVKIITNYLIEKGYI from the exons ATGTTCAACATCACATTTCATCCAGGCTCTGTCGGTCCCTCCGAGCGTGCAGAACTTCTCAAGCAGAAGGGCGCCACGATATGGCTCACAGGGTTGAGCGCCAGTGGCAAG TCTACGATTGCCTGTGCTCTAGAACAGcaccttcttcatctgaaaaAACATGCCTACCGATTGGACGGAGACAATATCCGATTCGGTCTGTGCAAGGATCTCGGATTTGATGAAAAATCCAGGAACGAGAACATTCGGCGTATAGGGGAG GTCTCCAAACTGTTCGCTGATTCAACATGCATCGCCATCACTGCATTCATTTCCCCGTATCAGAAAGACCGGGACGCTGCTCGGGAAATGCACATAAAGGCATCTCTTCCTTTCATCGAGGTCTTCGTCGACGCACCGCTGGAAGTCGTTGAGAAGCGTGATCCAAAGGGGCTTTATAAGAAGGCCAGGGCTGGAGAGATCAAAG ATTTTACTGGAATTTCTGCTCCCTACGAGGCGCCTGCAAACCCGGAAATTCATATCAACACCGCAGAGACAGAGGTGGCTGAGAGTGTCAAGATAATTACAAACTATCTGATTGAGAAGGGATACATATGA